Below is a window of Edaphobacter dinghuensis DNA.
TGGCGTGTCCCACGTCGCCGCCAGCCCAATCGCCTGCGGAAACACAGTCGCATAGCCCGACCGCGCAATCCCGTGCAGACCTTCGCTCCACCAGTCATACTCCGGCACATGCAGCCGCGGAATCGCCGCAGCGTGGTTTTGCATCTGTGAGACCTTCTCTTCGAGTGTCATCTTGCTTATCAGGTCATCCACACGTCTGGACACCGGCTGCGAAGAGTCCATGTAGACTGGCGTCGTCTGCGCTGTCGCCGCAGCCCCTCCCATCATCACCGAGACCGTTGCAATCAAGCCCGCATACACGGGCAGCATCTTTCGCGACATCGTTTCGTACCAGCTTTCAAAGGATAAAAATCTGCACTGCCAATGTAGCTGGTTGTGATAGGGGAACGCAATAAATCCAGAGATAAATCGTTAAAACTAACTGCTTCTTTTCCTGCCGCGACCTATCAAATCAAGCAGCATCCCGGCTTGTGAGGTAGCGCACTCCATAGACCAAGGCGCCCACAATCAAAATCAGACCGGCTGTCCGCATCTCTTTGGCAAAGTTGGGACGCGAAAAAAGAATGAACACAAACCCGCCCAGCGCCAGCAACACTGGTAGCGGATAAAGCGGCATCCGAAACCCACGCAGCTTCCGTTCGCGTCGATGCCGCGGCAGTAAAACTGCCAGCCCCTGCAGCAGAAACTGAAACAGGATGCGGATCACAACCAGCGTTGTAATCACCTCCTGCAATCGAAACACGCAACAGGCCATCGTCATCGCACCAAGCGTCAGCAGCGAGTGCTGTGGAATCCTGTGCTTCTCGTGAATTGCTCCAAACCACGACGGAAAGTTTCCATCTCGCGCTGCCGCAAAAGGAATCCGCGAATACCCCAGCAGCAGGGCAAGCACCGAAGCCAGCGCCGCCACGGCAATCAACACGACGACAACTCCGGCGGCTGTGTGTCCATAGAGATGCTCCATGAACACGGCCATCGTAAACATCCGCGCGTGACTATCAGTATCGGTGGCCAGCTCACGCCACGGCAGCACACCCAGCACACTCACATTCATTAGCAGATAAAGCGCACCGACAATCCCAATCGCTCCCAGCACGGCCCGAGGAATCGTCCGCTGCGGATCGCGCACTTCTCCCGCCACAAAGCAAACGTTGTAATAGCCCCAGTAGTCATAGGCCGAGATCAGCATTCCCGCACCCAGGCCCACAAAGAAAGCTCTGTTCAGATGAAAGGCACTGGCAGGAAAATCAAACGCTCGGCGTGCATCGAAGTGCAGAAATCCGGCGACGATAATCAGCAGCAGCGTCAGCACGACCACAACTCCCAGCCAGCGCACAACGCGGTCGATCTTCACAATGCTGCGATACAGCACTACCACCGCAATTAAACATGCTGTCATGGCAATCAGCGTCTGCCCGCTCAGCACAATCGGAACCCCCAGCCACCGCGCCGAAAAGAATGCGTGCCCAGCGTTGTGGACAAAGAACGAGGCATACTGCGAAAACCCGATGCAGCCCGAAGCGATGGAGAGTGGAGCGCTGAACAGCAACTGCCACGCATAGAGAAACGAGAATCCTCGCCCCAGCCCATGCTCGCCATAAAGATGCTTCAGATACGCGTACGATCCCCCGGCTTCGGGATAAGCCGTTCCTAACTCACTCCATACCAGCCCATCGCACAACGACAGCAGAGCGCCCAGCACCCATCCCAGCATCGCCTGTGGCCCACCCATCACGCCGACAATCAGCGGCAGGGTAATAAACGGTCCTACGCCTACCATGTCGATGATGTTCAGCCCCAGCGCCGAGCTGGTAGACAGCCCGCGCTCAAGTTCCAACGGTTTTGGCCCGACCACTCGCTTCATCGCACTCATTTATAACTAGAAGATACAGAAGGGGTGCAACCAGCCATGCTTTCGCAGAACAAAACCTTTCCGCATGCGATGCTCCGCGAGATCTTTGAACAGCCTAACGCTATCGCCGAGACCCTCGCCGCATACACCGAGGCCAACTGTCTTCGCGAGGACACCTTCCGCACCGCGCTTCAGGCCCTCGTCGGCAAGGAGAGCCTGCTCATCTCTGCCAGCGGCTCCAGCCGCCACGCCGGTCTTGTCGGCGAGATCCTCTTCGAAGACCTTGCCGGAATCGCCGTCGACGTCGAGTATGCCAGCGAATACATCTATCGCTCCACCCATACCCTAAAAAATCCTTGCTTCCTCGCCATCTCGCAGTCCGGCGAAACCGCCGACACCTCCGAGGCTCTGCGCGAGGCCATCGCTCGCGGCACCTCCACCATCGCCATCACCAACAAGCCTGAATCCACCATGGCCAAGCTGGCTAGCTGCTCTCTGCCCACCATGGCCGGCATCGAACGCGCGGTTCCCGCCACCAAGAGCTTCACCACGCAGCTCACGGTGCTCTCGCTGCTCTCCCTTTTCGCTGCCCGCATTCGTGGCCGCATGACTCGCGCTGTCGTCGAATCTCACCTCGAAGAGATACAGGCTGTCCCCGCCGCCATGCAGGCCATCCTCTCCCAGTGGGAGTCGCAGATCGCCGAACTCTCTCCAAAGATTCAGTCGGCCGAGTCCTTCCTCTTCCTTGGCCGTGGCGTTCACTACCCCATTGCCCGCGAAGGAGCCCTGAAGCTCAAGGAGTCCTCCTACATTCAGGCCGAAGGCTACCCGACCGGTGAACTGAAGCACGGCCCCAACGCTCTCCTCGACTCCAACACTCCTCTTGTCGTCCTTGCCACCAGCGATCCTCATGCTCCCGACTCGCTTCTACGCTACGAGAAGACGGTCAATCTTCTTCGCGACATGCGCAAGCAGGGAGCGGTCGTGCTTTCGATCGTTAACGAGGGAGACACCCGTATCGCCGAGCTCAGCACTCACACCGTCGCCATTCCCCGTTGTGCGGAATACATCGCTCCCCTCTACGAAGTCGTTCCTCTTCAATTGCTTGCCTACTTTATGGCTATCGGTCGCGGCATCGATGTGGACAATCCCCGCAATCTGGTTAAAGCGGTGGTGCAGGAGTAGATCGACCACATTCCGCCCACGTCAAGACAGTAAACCAGCGATACACTGCACTTGCATAATGGAGGCAAACGCTCAATGAGCACAGCGGCATCCGAGCCCGAGGAGACGACGGTGAAGCAAGCAGATCAAACCGAAACTCCTTTGGAATCATTGGCATCCATCTGCACCGTTCTTGCGATCGGCTTGTTCGTCATGACATTCATCTTCCAGAACTATAAGATACCCTCCGGTTCGATGGAGAAGACCCTGCTCATCGGCGACCATGTTCTGGTAGACCGGACCTCTTTTGCGCCGCCCACGAAATGGGCTCCTTTCGTTCACTACCGCGATATCCACCGCGGCGACGTCATTGTCTTTTACAAGCCAAATCCTGAAACCCCCGATCTCTTCCTGGTGAAGCGGGCCATTGGCATTCCGGGCGACCGCATTCATCTCGTTAACGGAATCGTCTATCTCAACGGCGTCGCGCAGAACGAGCCGCAGGCAGGCAAGCCGGTCGAAGATGGTAATCCGCAGCACGCTTTTGACGCCTATCGGGACGACTTTCCGTCCGTTCCGCCTCCGCCCTATGAGATACAGCCGCTTGGCATCACGGCAAGCTGGGCGCTCGATCTTCCTAACCACATTCAAAATGGAGACCTTGTAGTTCCGCCGGGCATGGTCTTCGCAATGGGCGACAACCGCACCGAAAGCGAAGACGGGCGCTATTGGGGTTTCGTTCCCCGGCAGAATATCGTCGGCCGCCCCCTGTTCGTCTACTGGTCGTTCGAAACCTCGGCCGACCAGATGTCTAAGACCAGCCTTGGGGACCGCCTCAGCTTCATAGGCCACATTCTTGTGCACTTCTTCGATGAGACTCGCTGGCGTCGCACATTTCACATCATTCGATAAAGGCTGAAGCCGCATTCGGGTGTCGTACGCGGAACCACGATCCATGCAGAAAGCTGATCTAACTCACATGCAGAGCGACGAGGAGTCATCTGCTCCGGAGGCATCTTCCGCGCTATTTTACTGCTATGGCAGGTCTTGGTGGCGCTCCTTCTGCTGGCAATTGTTCCGCCGCTGATCACAGTTAACCACCTGCAGTGCCGTATCGCCACCAGCATCAGCTCACATTCCACCGCGTCAAGATCGCAAATCGGCGATACACTGACTGTTGTATCCGTGGAGACAAGCACTGAATGAGCACAACCGCATCCCAACCCGAAGAGACGATCGCCAAGCAGGAAGATCAGACCGAAACTCCTCTGGAATCATTGGCTTCCATCTGCGTTGTGCTTGCAATTGGTCTCTTCGTCATGACGTTTGTCTTCCAGAACTTCGAGATCCCCTCTGCCTCGATGGAAAAGACGCTGTTGATCGGCGATCACGTTCTGGTAGACCGGACCTCCTTTGCACCACCCACGAAATGGGCTCCTTTTGTTCACTACCGCGATATTCGCCGCGGCGACATCATCGTCTTTTATAAGCCCAACCCCGAGACTCCCGATCTCTTTCTGGTAAAACGGGCCATCGGTATCCCTGGAGATCGCATTCATCTTCACAATGGGATTGTCTATCTCAACGGCGTCGCTCAGAATGAGCCGCAGGCGGGCAAGCCTGCCGATGACGGCGACCCTGAACACGCCTTCAACGCCTACCGCGACGATTTTCCTTCCGTTCCTCCGAACCCGATGGAAATAGGTCCGGGCGGCATCACCGCAAGCTGGGCACTCGATCTTCCCAATCACGTTCAAAACGGTGACCTTGTTGTTCCGCCTGGCATGGTGTTCGCCATGGGCGACAACCGCACCGAAAGCCTCGACGGGCGCTATTGGGGCTTCGTTCCTCGGCAGAACATCGTAGGCCGTCCCTTGTTCGTCTACTGGTCGTTTGAAACCCCTGCCGATCAGATCAACAAAACAGGCCTTGGTGATCGCCTCAGCTTCATGGGCCATATTCTCGTTCACTTCTTCGACGAGACGCGCTGGCACCGCACATTCCACATCACTCGATAAAGGCTGAAACCGCGTGTGAGTGTTCCACGCGGAACAATTATTCATGCAGGAAACGGATTCAACTCACGCGCAAAGTGACACGGAGTCACCCCGCTCCGGCGGTATCTTCCGTCGCTTTCTCTTTCTTTGGCTGGCCCTTGTGGCCCTGTTGTTGCTGGCGATCGTTCCTCCGCTGATCACCGTTAACCGCCTCCAGCGGCGAATTGCCACCAGTATCAGTCAGAGCCTCGGTCGTCCTGTTCACCTGGATCAAGTCACACTAAACCTGCTGCCGCTACCGGGATTTACCCTGGACAATTTGGTCGTCAATGAAGATCCGGCCTTTGGCTCCGAGCCGATTATCCGTGCCAACTCCGTGCGCGTGACCCTGCGCATCAGCTCGTTGTGGACCAGACGCGTCGAGTTCTCGACGATCAGTTTTACCGACCCCAGCGTCAATCTGGTGCACCTGCCAAACGGTAAGTGGAACCTTGAGAGCATTCTTCTGCAGG
It encodes the following:
- a CDS encoding APC family permease, producing the protein MKRVVGPKPLELERGLSTSSALGLNIIDMVGVGPFITLPLIVGVMGGPQAMLGWVLGALLSLCDGLVWSELGTAYPEAGGSYAYLKHLYGEHGLGRGFSFLYAWQLLFSAPLSIASGCIGFSQYASFFVHNAGHAFFSARWLGVPIVLSGQTLIAMTACLIAVVVLYRSIVKIDRVVRWLGVVVVLTLLLIIVAGFLHFDARRAFDFPASAFHLNRAFFVGLGAGMLISAYDYWGYYNVCFVAGEVRDPQRTIPRAVLGAIGIVGALYLLMNVSVLGVLPWRELATDTDSHARMFTMAVFMEHLYGHTAAGVVVVLIAVAALASVLALLLGYSRIPFAAARDGNFPSWFGAIHEKHRIPQHSLLTLGAMTMACCVFRLQEVITTLVVIRILFQFLLQGLAVLLPRHRRERKLRGFRMPLYPLPVLLALGGFVFILFSRPNFAKEMRTAGLILIVGALVYGVRYLTSRDAA
- a CDS encoding SIS domain-containing protein — translated: MLSQNKTFPHAMLREIFEQPNAIAETLAAYTEANCLREDTFRTALQALVGKESLLISASGSSRHAGLVGEILFEDLAGIAVDVEYASEYIYRSTHTLKNPCFLAISQSGETADTSEALREAIARGTSTIAITNKPESTMAKLASCSLPTMAGIERAVPATKSFTTQLTVLSLLSLFAARIRGRMTRAVVESHLEEIQAVPAAMQAILSQWESQIAELSPKIQSAESFLFLGRGVHYPIAREGALKLKESSYIQAEGYPTGELKHGPNALLDSNTPLVVLATSDPHAPDSLLRYEKTVNLLRDMRKQGAVVLSIVNEGDTRIAELSTHTVAIPRCAEYIAPLYEVVPLQLLAYFMAIGRGIDVDNPRNLVKAVVQE
- the lepB gene encoding signal peptidase I, whose translation is MSTAASEPEETTVKQADQTETPLESLASICTVLAIGLFVMTFIFQNYKIPSGSMEKTLLIGDHVLVDRTSFAPPTKWAPFVHYRDIHRGDVIVFYKPNPETPDLFLVKRAIGIPGDRIHLVNGIVYLNGVAQNEPQAGKPVEDGNPQHAFDAYRDDFPSVPPPPYEIQPLGITASWALDLPNHIQNGDLVVPPGMVFAMGDNRTESEDGRYWGFVPRQNIVGRPLFVYWSFETSADQMSKTSLGDRLSFIGHILVHFFDETRWRRTFHIIR
- the lepB gene encoding signal peptidase I, translating into MSTTASQPEETIAKQEDQTETPLESLASICVVLAIGLFVMTFVFQNFEIPSASMEKTLLIGDHVLVDRTSFAPPTKWAPFVHYRDIRRGDIIVFYKPNPETPDLFLVKRAIGIPGDRIHLHNGIVYLNGVAQNEPQAGKPADDGDPEHAFNAYRDDFPSVPPNPMEIGPGGITASWALDLPNHVQNGDLVVPPGMVFAMGDNRTESLDGRYWGFVPRQNIVGRPLFVYWSFETPADQINKTGLGDRLSFMGHILVHFFDETRWHRTFHITR